From Herbiconiux flava, one genomic window encodes:
- a CDS encoding sensor histidine kinase, whose protein sequence is MATRLQTGERMRGRTLPRRAPFTTQVNRSIVAAMILVSLITVALFALTGFNRLVQQTQESALRVAQSVAETPSVRQAAEAESDRPTPSTDAELVDGTVDDYARAIEQRTGALFVVVTDDTGRRLAHPNPDEIGDPVSTSPDAALAGQETVSWESGTLGDSARAKVPIYGLADPTRVVGEVSVGLPPLEVWSTVLTDALPVGLSTALALGVGAVLAAFITRRLRATTLGLEPEELLSLVQDQQAVLQGVDDGVVGLSVDGVVTVCNDRAASLLGISLPGAVGRAFDSVVTDAGVRERVAGGASSSPAPSSSASSSALAEPLLVAGHLLYVDVHEVRRDARLLGRVVIVRDVTDVEDLTRRLSAVGTLAGALREQRHEFANRIHVVSGLVRAGDTAQALEYLDQVAGHGPVRFPVENAQLVREPYLQAFLGAKAAEAEARGVMLRVGPDADVVGSLVHPEDVTTVLGNLVDNGIDAAARSARTPRWVEVEALRHGDELHLSVMDSGDGAGEPSSTAPAAPPEGPEAVHGHGIGLRLSADVARRHGGRLWLAMAGASDHGAVFCAELHGQFEKEDGS, encoded by the coding sequence ATGGCGACGAGGCTGCAGACGGGCGAGCGGATGCGCGGCCGCACCCTGCCGCGACGCGCCCCCTTCACCACCCAGGTCAACCGCTCCATCGTGGCGGCGATGATCCTCGTCTCGCTCATCACGGTCGCCCTCTTCGCCCTCACCGGCTTCAACCGGCTCGTGCAGCAGACCCAGGAGTCGGCGCTCCGGGTCGCGCAGAGCGTCGCCGAGACGCCGTCGGTGCGCCAGGCGGCGGAGGCCGAGAGCGACCGGCCGACGCCGTCCACGGATGCCGAGCTGGTCGACGGCACGGTCGACGACTACGCCCGCGCGATCGAGCAGCGCACCGGAGCGCTGTTCGTGGTGGTCACCGACGACACGGGGCGGCGGCTCGCGCATCCGAACCCCGACGAGATCGGCGACCCGGTCTCGACCAGCCCCGACGCGGCGCTGGCCGGGCAGGAGACCGTCAGCTGGGAGAGCGGCACCCTCGGCGACTCGGCCCGCGCGAAGGTGCCGATCTACGGGCTGGCCGACCCCACGCGGGTCGTCGGCGAGGTGAGCGTGGGACTGCCGCCGCTCGAGGTGTGGTCGACGGTGCTGACGGATGCGCTTCCCGTGGGTCTCTCGACCGCCCTCGCCCTCGGCGTCGGAGCGGTGCTCGCCGCGTTCATCACCCGGCGGTTGCGCGCGACCACCCTCGGCCTCGAGCCCGAGGAGCTGCTCAGCCTCGTGCAGGATCAGCAGGCCGTGCTGCAGGGCGTCGACGACGGGGTGGTGGGGCTGTCAGTCGACGGGGTGGTGACGGTGTGCAACGACCGGGCCGCCTCGCTGCTGGGGATCTCGCTGCCGGGCGCGGTGGGGCGGGCGTTCGACTCCGTGGTGACGGATGCGGGGGTGCGGGAGAGGGTGGCGGGTGGCGCGTCGTCGTCGCCTGCGCCGTCGTCGTCGGCTTCGTCCTCGGCCCTCGCCGAGCCGCTGCTCGTCGCCGGGCACCTGCTCTACGTCGACGTGCACGAGGTGCGGCGGGATGCGCGGCTGCTCGGCCGCGTCGTGATCGTGCGCGACGTCACCGACGTCGAGGACCTGACCCGGCGGCTCAGCGCCGTCGGCACGCTCGCCGGCGCGCTGCGGGAGCAGCGGCACGAGTTCGCGAACCGCATCCACGTGGTGTCGGGGCTCGTGCGGGCCGGTGACACGGCGCAGGCGCTGGAGTACCTCGACCAGGTCGCGGGGCACGGGCCGGTGCGGTTCCCGGTCGAGAACGCGCAGCTCGTGCGGGAGCCGTACCTGCAGGCCTTCCTCGGCGCCAAGGCGGCCGAGGCCGAGGCGCGCGGGGTGATGCTGCGGGTGGGGCCGGACGCCGACGTGGTGGGTTCGCTCGTGCATCCGGAGGACGTGACGACCGTGCTCGGCAACCTCGTCGACAACGGGATCGACGCGGCGGCGCGATCGGCGCGGACGCCCCGGTGGGTTGAGGTCGAGGCCCTGCGGCACGGGGACGAGCTGCACCTGTCGGTGATGGACTCGGGGGACGGTGCGGGGGAGCCCTCGTCGACCGCGCCGGCCGCTCCGCCGGAGGGCCCCGAGGCGGTGCACGGGCACGGCATCGGCCTGCGCCTCTCGGCCGACGTGGCCCGGCGCCACGGGGGGCGGCTGTGGCTGGCGATGGCCGGGGCATCCGACCACGGAGCCGTGTTCTGCGCCGAGCTGCACGGCCAGTTCGAGAAGGAGGACGGCTCATGA
- a CDS encoding TIGR03617 family F420-dependent LLM class oxidoreductase, producing MLTDETPEATAATTPADGADAADAADAADAADAADAESTGVIGATGATGGGKRFAVDAGGDIASTPLQLEEAARVAEREGFDGVLVTETRHDPFVALTLAARATERVRLSSAIAVAFARNPMNTAMLANDLQLVSGGRFVLGLGSQVKPHIERRFSMPWSHPAKRMREYVEAIRAIWASWETGDRLRFEGEFYSHTLMSPVFSPGPNPHGNPRIALAAVGTLMTETAGAVADGFLSHSFTTARYLREVSLPALERGRASADRAGEPVEVSLPALVAVGRTDAELDTATTAIKKQIAFYGSTPAYKGVLELHGWGELHERMHAGSVKGEWDAMTSLVTDEVLAEFAVVGSPTEVAAQLRDRFAGVVQRLSFSTPYPVQADVWPELLAALNE from the coding sequence ATGCTCACCGACGAGACCCCCGAAGCCACCGCCGCCACGACGCCCGCCGACGGCGCTGACGCGGCTGATGCCGCTGATGCCGCTGATGCCGCTGATGCCGCTGATGCCGAGTCGACCGGCGTGATCGGCGCGACCGGCGCGACCGGCGGCGGCAAGCGGTTCGCCGTCGACGCCGGGGGCGACATCGCCAGCACCCCCCTGCAGCTCGAGGAGGCCGCGCGCGTCGCCGAGCGCGAGGGGTTCGACGGCGTGCTCGTCACCGAGACGCGGCACGATCCGTTCGTGGCGCTGACGCTGGCCGCGCGGGCGACCGAGCGGGTGCGGCTGTCGAGTGCCATCGCCGTCGCGTTCGCGCGCAACCCCATGAATACGGCCATGCTCGCGAACGATCTGCAGCTCGTGTCGGGCGGGCGGTTCGTGCTCGGACTCGGGTCTCAGGTGAAACCGCACATCGAGCGCCGGTTCTCCATGCCGTGGTCGCACCCGGCCAAGCGCATGCGCGAGTACGTCGAGGCGATCCGCGCCATCTGGGCCAGCTGGGAGACCGGCGATCGCCTGCGCTTCGAGGGTGAGTTCTACTCCCACACGCTGATGTCGCCCGTGTTCAGCCCCGGGCCGAACCCGCACGGCAATCCGCGGATCGCGCTCGCGGCCGTCGGCACGCTGATGACCGAGACGGCGGGGGCGGTCGCCGACGGGTTCCTCAGCCACAGCTTCACCACGGCACGGTACCTCCGCGAGGTGTCGTTGCCGGCGCTCGAGCGCGGGCGGGCATCCGCTGACCGTGCCGGTGAGCCGGTCGAGGTCAGCCTGCCCGCGCTGGTCGCCGTCGGCCGCACGGATGCCGAACTCGACACCGCGACCACCGCCATCAAGAAGCAGATCGCCTTCTACGGCTCGACGCCCGCCTACAAGGGCGTGCTCGAGCTGCACGGCTGGGGCGAGCTGCACGAGCGGATGCACGCGGGGTCGGTTAAGGGCGAGTGGGACGCCATGACGTCCCTGGTCACCGACGAGGTGCTGGCGGAGTTCGCCGTCGTAGGCTCCCCCACCGAGGTCGCGGCGCAGCTGCGGGACCGCTTCGCCGGCGTCGTGCAGCGCCTCTCGTTCTCGACGCCCTACCCGGTGCAGGCCGACGTCTGGCCCGAGCTCCTCGCCGCGCTGAACGAGTAG
- a CDS encoding heme-binding protein, protein MSAADSLPSLPVFTVDDLEVAPVFDVESFSKSDALDLGVIAADLVRSRGLDLAVDIVLAGDLVFRSKLGATGPENDFWLAGKAAVAVYFGVPSLLVRRRHEAAGTRFDELDEPAVDHAVMRAHGGAIPLFVRGELLGTLTASGEPDVVDHKLAADALAAYLAR, encoded by the coding sequence GTGAGCGCCGCCGACTCCCTCCCGTCTCTGCCCGTCTTCACCGTCGACGACCTCGAGGTGGCGCCGGTGTTCGACGTCGAGTCCTTCTCGAAGTCGGATGCTCTCGACCTCGGTGTGATCGCCGCCGACCTCGTGCGCTCCCGCGGCCTCGACCTCGCGGTCGACATCGTGCTCGCGGGCGACCTGGTGTTCCGGTCGAAACTCGGAGCGACCGGACCGGAGAACGACTTCTGGCTCGCGGGCAAGGCCGCTGTGGCGGTCTACTTCGGTGTGCCGTCGTTGCTGGTGCGCCGTCGGCACGAGGCGGCCGGCACCCGCTTCGACGAGCTCGATGAGCCCGCGGTCGACCACGCGGTGATGCGGGCTCACGGCGGAGCGATCCCGCTCTTCGTGCGCGGGGAGCTGCTCGGCACCCTCACGGCCTCGGGCGAGCCCGACGTGGTCGACCACAAGCTTGCGGCGGACGCCCTCGCGGCCTACCTGGCCCGCTAG
- a CDS encoding response regulator, which translates to MSELRVVIVDDDFHVARLHTRIVEATGGYTVVATAGSIAEARTAIEAARPELLLADIYLPDGSGLDLVRGYDLDAIVLSAAVTAAAVRTSFQRGAFAYLVKPFADEALAEVLRGYTRYRNLLDAQPELDQETIDRARRVLHGSATRDAAARRSPTEQSVLEALAQSPDALSAPVVAAQLGISRATAQRYLSALAHDGQLLVELRYGSTGRPEHRYRLPR; encoded by the coding sequence ATGAGCGAGCTGCGCGTCGTCATCGTGGACGACGACTTCCACGTCGCCCGGCTGCACACCCGCATCGTCGAGGCGACCGGCGGCTACACCGTGGTCGCGACCGCCGGCTCGATCGCCGAGGCCCGCACCGCGATCGAGGCGGCGCGGCCCGAGCTGCTGCTCGCTGACATCTACCTGCCCGACGGCTCGGGCCTCGACCTCGTGCGCGGCTACGACCTCGACGCGATCGTGCTGAGCGCCGCGGTGACGGCCGCGGCCGTGCGCACCTCGTTCCAGCGCGGCGCCTTCGCCTACCTCGTGAAGCCCTTCGCCGACGAGGCGCTCGCCGAGGTGCTGCGCGGCTACACCCGCTACCGCAACCTGCTCGACGCCCAGCCAGAGCTCGACCAGGAGACCATCGACCGCGCCCGCCGGGTGCTGCACGGCTCGGCCACCCGTGATGCAGCGGCGCGGCGCTCTCCGACCGAGCAGTCGGTGCTCGAGGCGTTGGCTCAGTCTCCGGATGCGCTGTCGGCGCCCGTGGTGGCGGCGCAGCTCGGCATCTCGCGTGCGACGGCGCAGCGGTACCTGTCGGCGCTCGCGCACGACGGCCAGCTGCTCGTCGAGCTGCGGTACGGAAGCACCGGGCGGCCCGAGCACCGGTATCGGCTGCCTCGCTGA
- a CDS encoding acyltransferase family protein yields MPRSPTLPPPVASARLPALDGLRGLAALAVAVGHGLLVVRENVVADWWGPSPFGLTTNAFSIAASHAVWLFFVLSGVVLTKLATRGPPGGFDYGRYTLSRLARLYLPVWAALAFVVITALLVRRTSSGFGAWADGHPTHLDPWALLNDATLLTGTSGALSPLWTLQWEVLFSLLLVLYLAVLRRVPALLSLPLLLASAALGGVLGNPTLLYLPMFGLGVVLALHWAALARILGALEAAARRRPGALTVATVLALADAGELALVGWQLSASGLPPPVRSVVETTGHLLASMLLIALAGLWPPVRRAFSSRPLEWLGLVSFSLYLVHEPVLLAVVRLSVPLSDAVCAAGLCLSTPETADEIVAGSALAALGPFGIVAMAIGAIALSLATATAFHRLVERPAHRFAQHLRMPETSAAIGGRDPRAGR; encoded by the coding sequence GTGCCGCGCTCGCCCACCCTCCCGCCACCCGTCGCATCGGCACGGCTGCCGGCACTCGACGGTCTCCGCGGGCTCGCGGCGCTGGCCGTGGCGGTGGGGCACGGGCTGCTCGTGGTGCGCGAGAACGTCGTCGCCGACTGGTGGGGGCCGTCGCCGTTCGGGCTGACGACGAACGCGTTCAGCATCGCGGCCTCGCACGCGGTCTGGCTGTTCTTCGTGCTCTCGGGAGTGGTGCTGACGAAGCTCGCGACGCGCGGGCCGCCGGGCGGCTTCGACTACGGGCGCTACACGCTGTCGCGGCTCGCCCGCCTGTATCTGCCGGTGTGGGCGGCGCTGGCGTTCGTGGTGATCACGGCGCTGTTGGTGCGGCGCACGAGCAGCGGGTTCGGGGCGTGGGCCGACGGGCATCCGACGCACCTCGACCCATGGGCGCTGCTGAACGACGCCACACTGCTCACCGGGACGAGTGGCGCACTCTCCCCGCTCTGGACGCTGCAGTGGGAGGTGCTCTTCTCCCTGCTCCTCGTGCTGTATCTCGCCGTGCTGCGGCGGGTGCCGGCGCTCCTGTCGCTGCCCCTGCTGCTCGCGTCCGCGGCGCTCGGCGGCGTGCTCGGCAACCCGACGCTGCTCTACTTGCCGATGTTCGGGCTGGGCGTGGTGCTCGCGCTCCACTGGGCCGCTCTCGCCCGGATACTGGGGGCCCTCGAGGCCGCGGCGCGACGGCGTCCGGGTGCACTGACGGTCGCGACGGTGCTCGCGCTGGCGGACGCCGGAGAGCTGGCGCTCGTGGGCTGGCAGCTGTCGGCGTCGGGTCTTCCGCCTCCGGTGCGCTCGGTTGTCGAGACCACCGGGCACCTGCTCGCGTCGATGCTGCTGATCGCGCTGGCCGGCCTGTGGCCGCCCGTCCGCCGCGCCTTCTCGTCGAGGCCGCTGGAGTGGCTCGGCCTCGTCTCGTTCAGCCTCTACCTCGTGCACGAGCCCGTGCTGCTCGCGGTGGTGCGCCTCTCGGTGCCGCTGTCGGACGCCGTCTGCGCAGCCGGCCTCTGCCTCTCGACCCCGGAGACGGCCGACGAGATAGTGGCGGGCTCGGCCCTGGCCGCTCTCGGCCCGTTCGGCATCGTCGCCATGGCGATCGGGGCGATCGCGCTCTCCCTCGCGACCGCCACCGCCTTCCACCGCCTCGTCGAACGCCCCGCCCACCGCTTCGCGCAGCACCTTCGCATGCCGGAGACGTCGGCAGCGATTGGAGGGCGCGACCCGCGGGCGGGCAGGTGA
- a CDS encoding HNH endonuclease signature motif containing protein encodes MESEGQLKGIADDLRVALGAAISGMAGLTDEALLEVMADFEAIARLASAGQVHAAGEVAVRSRTELGDEGLSRSQNFTTPVALVAKVTGASARACKARLELGRKLRGSMLLGGGEGPAPFPAVARVLDEGVLGVEAASAIVKQCSALADRGCSPDVVTLAEETLVDQTLSCRLTADETFRAAIHLREVLDPDGAEPRDEVLQMRRSLTIALAPDGMYRGKFALTPEQGGVWFASIRALQSPRVTGPRFVDGDEYATADGRTQAQKNADTVTELIARAAGAEDMPRINGATATVNVHMTLDDLEKGRGVGWIDGIDQPVPASTVEQLRCSSPVAATLFGDKGEVLYHGKAKRLFTAAQNRALAARDGGCVWPSCDRPPSYCETHHANEWVSDDHPPGRTDIDNGVLLCHFHHSHLHKSPWKLTMHDGVPHLIPPRWVDTEQTPIPTTRRRTIQRPAA; translated from the coding sequence ATGGAATCAGAGGGCCAGCTCAAGGGGATCGCCGACGATCTCCGCGTCGCTCTGGGCGCAGCGATCAGCGGGATGGCGGGTCTCACCGACGAGGCACTTCTCGAGGTCATGGCCGACTTCGAGGCGATCGCGCGGCTGGCCTCGGCAGGGCAGGTGCACGCCGCCGGTGAGGTCGCGGTGCGGTCACGCACCGAGCTCGGCGACGAGGGGCTCAGCCGGTCGCAGAACTTCACGACACCGGTCGCGCTGGTCGCGAAGGTCACCGGGGCGTCGGCGCGGGCGTGCAAGGCGCGGCTCGAGCTCGGGCGGAAGCTTCGCGGGTCGATGCTGCTGGGTGGTGGCGAAGGGCCGGCGCCCTTCCCGGCGGTCGCCCGCGTGCTCGATGAAGGCGTGCTCGGCGTCGAGGCGGCGTCGGCCATCGTGAAGCAGTGCAGTGCGCTCGCCGACCGCGGATGCTCGCCCGACGTCGTGACCCTCGCCGAGGAGACCCTGGTCGATCAGACCCTCTCGTGCCGGCTGACCGCCGACGAGACCTTTCGAGCCGCAATTCACCTGCGCGAGGTGCTCGACCCCGACGGCGCCGAACCGCGTGACGAGGTGCTGCAGATGCGGCGCTCGCTCACGATCGCGCTGGCCCCGGATGGGATGTACCGGGGCAAGTTCGCGCTCACGCCCGAGCAGGGCGGGGTCTGGTTTGCGAGCATCCGAGCGTTGCAGAGCCCGCGCGTGACCGGGCCGCGATTCGTCGATGGAGACGAATACGCGACCGCGGATGGCCGCACGCAGGCGCAGAAGAACGCCGACACCGTGACTGAGTTGATCGCCCGCGCTGCTGGCGCCGAGGACATGCCGCGCATCAACGGAGCCACCGCCACCGTCAACGTGCACATGACCCTCGACGACCTCGAAAAGGGACGCGGAGTCGGCTGGATCGACGGCATCGACCAGCCCGTTCCCGCCTCCACCGTCGAGCAGCTCCGGTGCTCATCGCCGGTCGCGGCGACCCTGTTCGGCGACAAGGGCGAGGTCCTGTACCACGGCAAGGCCAAGCGGCTCTTCACTGCGGCGCAGAACAGGGCACTAGCGGCCCGAGACGGCGGATGCGTGTGGCCCAGCTGCGACAGGCCACCCTCATACTGCGAGACACATCATGCGAACGAGTGGGTTTCAGACGATCATCCGCCCGGAAGAACCGACATCGACAACGGCGTCCTCCTCTGCCACTTCCACCACTCCCACCTGCACAAATCGCCATGGAAACTGACCATGCACGACGGGGTGCCGCATCTCATCCCGCCGAGATGGGTCGACACGGAACAGACACCGATCCCGACCACCCGGCGACGCACCATCCAGCGACCCGCCGCCTAG
- a CDS encoding lipoate--protein ligase family protein has translation MHGEYKVPGGKLVVVDLDEVDGRIQNFRLAGDFFLEPDDALPLIDEAVNGLPADSDAATIAAAVRRALPEGAVLLGFTPEAVAVAVRRSLARATSWDAYEWQLIHTGPETPQMQLALDEVLTNEVGEGRRKPTLRIWEWNEPAVVIGSFQSLKNEVDPDNAAKYGFEVVRRISGGGAMFMDANSVVTYSIYAPAALVQGMSFADSYAFLDEWVITALKSLGIEAFYQPLNDISSVKGKIGGAAQKRLGNGAVLHHATMSYDMDGEKMTQVLRIGREKMSDKGTTSAAKRVDPLRSQTGLSRAEIIDRLIATFTGLYGAVPDSITASERAAAEELVRTKFATPEWIGRVP, from the coding sequence ATGCACGGTGAATACAAGGTGCCCGGCGGCAAGCTGGTGGTGGTCGATCTCGACGAGGTCGACGGCCGCATCCAGAACTTCCGGCTGGCCGGCGACTTCTTCCTCGAACCCGACGACGCCCTGCCGCTGATCGACGAGGCGGTGAACGGGCTGCCCGCCGATAGCGACGCGGCCACCATCGCGGCCGCCGTGCGCAGGGCGCTGCCCGAGGGGGCCGTGCTGCTCGGCTTCACGCCCGAGGCGGTGGCGGTCGCGGTGCGGCGCTCGCTCGCGCGGGCGACGAGCTGGGACGCGTACGAGTGGCAGCTCATCCACACCGGCCCCGAGACGCCGCAGATGCAGCTCGCGCTCGACGAGGTGCTGACGAACGAGGTCGGCGAGGGCCGCCGCAAGCCGACGCTGCGCATCTGGGAGTGGAACGAGCCCGCCGTCGTGATCGGCAGCTTCCAATCGCTGAAGAACGAGGTCGACCCTGACAATGCCGCGAAGTACGGCTTCGAGGTCGTGCGGCGCATCTCGGGCGGCGGCGCCATGTTCATGGACGCGAACTCGGTCGTCACCTACTCCATCTACGCTCCGGCGGCGCTCGTGCAGGGCATGAGCTTCGCGGATTCCTACGCCTTCCTCGACGAGTGGGTGATCACCGCGCTAAAGTCGCTCGGCATCGAGGCGTTCTACCAGCCGCTGAACGACATCTCCTCGGTCAAGGGCAAGATCGGCGGCGCCGCGCAGAAGCGCCTCGGCAACGGCGCCGTGCTGCACCACGCCACCATGAGCTACGACATGGACGGCGAGAAGATGACTCAGGTCTTGAGAATCGGCCGCGAGAAGATGAGCGACAAGGGCACCACCTCGGCCGCCAAGCGCGTCGACCCGCTGCGCAGCCAGACCGGGCTCTCGCGCGCCGAGATCATCGACCGGCTGATCGCGACGTTCACCGGCCTGTACGGAGCGGTGCCCGACTCGATCACCGCCTCGGAGCGGGCGGCCGCCGAGGAGCTGGTGCGCACGAAGTTCGCGACGCCCGAGTGGATCGGGCGGGTGCCGTGA